A window of Spirochaetae bacterium HGW-Spirochaetae-1 genomic DNA:
AGGCGGCTTTCAAGGATATCCTCAGGGGTTTCACATAACCGTCCCCGGGTTTTCATGATAATTTTGTTCCTGATGATTTTGTAATTGCTCAGCATTCTCTGTTTCCTCCTGGCATTTTTTTTTGTAATAAAAAAGGCGCTCCCTTCGGGAACGCCTTTGCTGTTTTCGTATGTTTTATTCTTCTATACAGCTTTGGCTATTTTTCCCGATTTGATGCACTGTGTGCATACATATTTCCGTGTCACCTTCTTGTTTTCCAGTACACGTATTTTCTTGATGTTGGGTTTCCACATCTTTGGTGTCTTTTTATTGGAATGGCTCACATTGTTGCCAAATTGAACCGATTTTCCACAAACTTCACATTTTGCCATAACACTGTCCTTCCTTCTATACGCTCTGATTCTGTCAGACGTGATTTTCTGTATTTTCCCGGCCGAGGGGGATAAAAATAATGATTTCATGATTGAAAACAATCAGGTTGGCAATCTAAATATGCTCATTTATTTTTGCAAGCATTTTATATTCATTTTTTCCAATTTTGTTCTATGGAATATGGAAAGCCCGA
This region includes:
- the rpmB gene encoding 50S ribosomal protein L28, with translation MAKCEVCGKSVQFGNNVSHSNKKTPKMWKPNIKKIRVLENKKVTRKYVCTQCIKSGKIAKAV